Proteins encoded in a region of the Coffea eugenioides isolate CCC68of chromosome 4, Ceug_1.0, whole genome shotgun sequence genome:
- the LOC113768699 gene encoding uncharacterized protein LOC113768699 — MREKLRPLMEILEMETQKDSKAVEGGFVQLKESQSLKPCGQMPREGYEMPCFGENSSASVLVAGEDGGGINVNCRDVEVSDTEINKSFDGGDNGCTLDGLVNRGEALVSELVAEENQNTRGSLGLDVQQENIGKPQNNGMNGANGQALILEGNKGIGVEKVETEEGVEKGNDAMEQSEAVDSPRKIEVSGDGFSLFVEVFGPMDGINQADEGNCSDWHALREGGPDLEDSCQRNEALSSGEETIAQVSEAGDSLLDVMKNRSISEDVHVKNETAGEDSCNRNNSFNVGDLVWAKTKTQLWWPGMITDPSNSSKGAADSHKKESFLVKYYGNANFIWCSSSQLKHFLEYFDEMSHQNNSRNFRGALERAVIEIGRRVKAEMTCSCSLKENQNISAQSADQTVERYLSMDRMGTSAFLGSHFQPASFLQSVKYIAQGAPVPGKIKLTITQNCLSAFYHSLGHCQLPMHQLRPADAKDGGHNGLNLGEKDKDLNNDGKENDTGEAEVFSQQLSPFISAEGTEDDLLDGENDRRMDSRSAKGNEARERRKSKYLSYPYINPKKGNADAPTSEENVEMNCNSGQSNGDKKSRKAGPHRSTNCSDMLGKAKDIKASSAEILSELLVTALDCLHPKRRHLSGSVNRFLCNFRRFSFLDIEIANKHIGDEVVVKVDGMTKSSNYDSEGTNGKDSVEHNSSSAKPKKRRTKKEDGTSVGTFLSGSAINALSGSVVIKCQGVGSDMPESEKVPSRPEAGTVPGVLDIKEATGLPDLNGNIPVSSAEDCQGPGTTAFHCGLEPNIRQTEDLARKNAYTRTVGLLDPSRNNIKFVQLLKDVQAMGPNFLNTVPQQNNIQGETAFTSEVIARQSEASGNNIQFGSLLNSFQPTPLLSAAAKPERRKRKDKASNLPDLNGNVAESVLPGNNATDTNSASAQTKPPRKRRRRNKSTAAVPDISANHNKVQNSLGVSGPSLTPLVPPLLPVDGLKSPAKPSGSNPQNRDPPDLLFIKKNLEMMKSTLEKAGNNLSPEMRAKLESEIKAFMQKISSMVGSSSS, encoded by the coding sequence ATGAGGGAAAAGTTGAGACCTTTAatggaaattcttgaaatgGAAACTCAAAAGGACTCAAAAGCTGTAGAGGGGGGTTTTGTGCAGTTAAAAGAGAGTCAAAGTCTGAAACCTTGTGGTCAAATGCCTCGAGAAGGTTATGAGATGCCTTGTTTTGGTGAGAATTCTAGCGCTTCAGTTTTGGTTGCAGGAGAAGACGGTGGTGGGATTAATGTAAATTGTAGAGACGTTGAAGTAAGTGATACGGAAATAAATAAAAGCTTTGACGGTGGTGATAATGGTTGTACATTAGATGGTCTGGTGAATAGAGGGGAAGCTTTAGTGAGTGAGCTTGTTGCTGAAGAAAATCAGAACACAAGAGGCTCTCTGGGGTTGGATGTCCAACAAGAAAACATAGGGAAACCACAAAATAATGGGATGAATGGTGCCAATGGCCAGGCTTTGATTCTTGAGGGGAATAAGGGGATTGGAGTTGAAAAGGTGGAGACTGAGGAGGGAGTTGAGAAAGGCAATGATGCAATGGAACAGTCTGAGGCAGTAGATTCTCCGAGGAAGATTGAAGTTTCTGGTGacggtttttctttgtttgtgGAGGTTTTCGGTCCGATGGACGGTATTAATCAAGCTGATGAAGGGAACTGCAGTGACTGGCATGCATTGAGAGAGGGCGGACCTGATCTTGAAGATTCATGCCAAAGAAATGAAGCATTGTCATCTGGCGAAGAGACAATTGCCCAGGTTTCAGAAGCTGGTGATTCTTTACTTGATGTGATGAAGAATAGGTCAATAAGTGAAGATGTACATGTAAAGAATGAAACGGCAGGCGAGGATTCATGTAATAGAAATAACAGCTTTAATGTTGGTGATTTGGTATGGGCTAAAACCAAGACACAGTTATGGTGGCCTGGAATGATTACTGATCCCTCAAACTCATCAAAGGGTGCTGCAGATTCCCACAAAAAAGAATCTTTCCTGGTTAAGTATTATGGAAATGCTAATTTTATTTGGTGCTCCTCATCTCAGTTGAAGCATTTTCTTGAGTACTTTGACGAGATGTCTCACCAAAACAACTCTAGAAACTTTCGTGGGGCACTAGAGAGGGCTGTCATTGAGATTGGTAGGCGTGTAAAGGCAGAGATGACCTGTTCTTGTTCTTTAAAAGAAAACCAAAACATTTCTGCTCAGTCTGCTGATCAAACTGTGGAGAGATACTTATCAATGGACCGAATGGGTACCAGTGCTTTTTTGGGATCTCATTTTCAACCTGCTAGTTTTCTACAATCGGTAAAGTATATTGCACAGGGAGCACCTGTGCCTGGTAAAATTAAATTAACCATCACCCAAAATTGTCTTTCAGCCTTTTATCATTCTTTGGGGCATTGTCAATTGCCCATGCATCAACTCAGGCCAGCTGATGCCAAAGATGGTGGTCATAATGGTCTGAATTTGGGAGAAAAGGACAAAGACCTAAATAATGATGGAAAGGAGAATGACACTGGTGAAGCTGAGGTCTTTTCTCAGCAGTTGAGCCCCTTCATTTCTGCAGAAGGAACCGAAGATGATCTTTTAGATGGAGAAAATGATCGGAGGATGGATAGCAGATCTGCAAAAGGCAATGAAGCgagagaaagaaggaagagCAAGTACTTATCCTATCCTTACATAAACCCCAAGAAGGGCAATGCAGATGCACCAACTTCTGAAGAAAATGTGGAAATGAACTGCAACTCTGGACAATCAAATGGTGATAAGAAATCGCGGAAAGCTGGGCCACATAGATCTACTAATTGCTCTGATATGCTTGGCAAAGCGAAGGATATTAAGGCGTCTTCGGCTGAAATACTCTCTGAACtccttgttactgctcttgatTGTTTGCATCCCAAGAGAAGACACCTTTCTGGTTCAGTCAACAGGTTTTTATGCAATTTCAGGagattttcatttttagacatTGAGATAGCTAATAAGCATATTGGTGATGAAGTTGTAGTTAAGGTGGATGGAATGACTAAATCTTCAAATTATGACTCAGAAGGAACAAATGGAAAGGATTCAGTGGAACACAATTCATCCAGTGCCAAGCCTAAGAAGAGACGTACAAAGAAGGAAGATGGAACCTCAGTAGGCACTTTCTTGTCTGGCTCAGCTATAAATGCATTAAGTGGTTCAGTGGTAATTAAATGCCAGGGAGTGGGTTCTGATATGCCAGAAAGTGAAAAAGTACCCAGCCGGCCGGAGGCAGGAACAGTTCCAGGAGTACTTGATATTAAAGAAGCGACTGGATTACCAGACTTGAATGGGAATATCCCAGTCTCATCAGCCGAAGATTGCCAGGGTCCAGGAACTACTGCATTTCATTGTGGACTAGAACCAAACATTAGACAGACGGAGGATTTAGCTAGAAAGAATGCTTATACCAGAACTGTAGGCTTGCTTGATCCTAGTCGAAACAACATTAAATTTGTCCAGTTGTTGAAAGATGTGCAAGCAATGGGTCCGAATTTCCTGAACACTGTTCCTCAGCAGAATAATATCCAGGGTGAAACTGCATTTACTTCAGAAGTCATTGCCCGGCAATCAGAAGCTAGTGGAAACAACATTCAATTTGGATCACTATTAAACAGCTTTCAGCCAACACCCTTATTGTCTGCTGCTGCTAAACCTGAGCGcaggaaaagaaaggataaaGCTTCAAACCTCCCAGATTTGAATGGTAATGTTGCTGAATCTGTCTTACCTGGAAATAATGCAACAGACACAAACTCCGCTTCGGCTCAAACTAAACCGCCACGGAAAAGGAGGAGGAGAAACAAGTCTACTGCTGCAGTTCCAGACATTAGTGCCAATCACAATAAGGTGCAGAATTCTCTTGGTGTTTCAGGCCCTTCATTGACACCTTTGGTGCCACCCCTTCTGCCCGTGGATGGACTCAAGAGCCCTGCAAAACCATCTGGTTCAAATCCTCAGAATCGTGATCCACCTGATCTTTTGTTTATCAAAAAGAATCTTGAGATGATGAAATCAACATTGGAGAAGGCAGGTAACAATCTTTCACCAGAGATGAGAGCAAAGTTAGAAAGTGAGATCAAAGCTTTTATGCAGAAGATCAGCTCCATGGTTGGTTCTTCGTCCTCTTAG